One genomic segment of Gemmatimonadota bacterium includes these proteins:
- a CDS encoding homocysteine S-methyltransferase family protein, protein MISFLERIADDRPLLYDGGFGTELFARGIELANSALANELYPDIVRDIHFDYIEAGSEAIGTNTFVASFPHLEMAGKDASESDGLIRLSVEHARAAIERSGRDVYLAGSIGPLPGAIEADSGDTEFGIANSIARDAHERVGTTLAEGGVDFFCVETMFSANEAALAVDVLRQFDLPIAVNQTYKYTKDRATGEVIYKTDWGHSAANLLEILAAGLGGAQSGGRDLLDHVQVVGLNCGAESRRDEHTGMPYAINGIGQLKRAMEARGETPRRMMAYPNAGRARLDDQHRTYYDNTPEQMAAYIPELLEAGAYFIGGCCGTGVAHIRAFREAMNGAA, encoded by the coding sequence ATGATATCTTTTCTTGAACGCATCGCCGACGACCGCCCCCTCCTCTACGACGGCGGTTTCGGCACCGAACTCTTCGCCCGCGGCATCGAGCTGGCCAACAGCGCGCTGGCCAACGAGCTGTACCCCGACATTGTCAGGGACATCCATTTCGACTATATTGAAGCAGGCTCGGAAGCGATTGGCACGAACACGTTCGTGGCGTCTTTTCCCCATCTCGAAATGGCCGGCAAGGATGCCTCGGAATCCGACGGGCTGATCCGATTGTCCGTGGAGCATGCCCGGGCCGCCATCGAACGCAGCGGAAGGGACGTGTACCTCGCCGGTTCCATCGGTCCCTTGCCGGGCGCCATCGAGGCCGACAGCGGCGACACGGAGTTCGGCATCGCGAACAGCATTGCGCGGGACGCCCACGAGCGTGTGGGCACGACGCTCGCGGAGGGCGGCGTGGATTTCTTCTGCGTCGAGACCATGTTCTCCGCCAACGAGGCGGCCCTGGCCGTCGACGTACTGAGGCAGTTCGATCTGCCGATTGCCGTGAACCAGACGTACAAGTATACGAAGGACCGTGCCACGGGCGAGGTCATTTACAAGACAGACTGGGGCCATTCGGCGGCCAATCTCCTGGAGATCCTTGCGGCCGGCCTGGGAGGCGCGCAGTCCGGCGGACGCGACCTGCTCGATCACGTGCAGGTCGTCGGACTCAACTGCGGCGCCGAGTCCCGGCGCGACGAGCACACGGGGATGCCTTACGCCATCAACGGAATCGGCCAATTGAAGCGCGCCATGGAGGCCCGGGGGGAGACGCCGAGACGCATGATGGCCTATCCGAACGCGGGCAGGGCCCGGCTCGACGATCAACACCGGACCTACTACGACAACACTCCGGAACAGATGGCCGCCTACATACCGGAACTCCTCGAGGCCGGCGCCTATTTCATCGGCGGATGCTGCGGCACGGGTGTCGCCCACATCCGCGCCTTTCGCGAGGCGATGAACGGGGCGGCATGA
- a CDS encoding mRNA-degrading endonuclease, translated as MATPSYVPVRGEIVWIYSRSGKGTYLPSGRPAVTVSPEAYNRRSGLALFCPITDEEKGYPFEVSIPGGLAATGIILADQLESVDWRSGTVVRICTLPAEAMDDVLRKAAALLDEEDRS; from the coding sequence ATGGCTACACCAAGCTACGTACCGGTTCGGGGTGAAATCGTGTGGATCTATTCCCGGTCGGGGAAGGGCACCTACCTGCCTTCCGGGCGGCCCGCCGTCACGGTTTCGCCCGAGGCCTATAACCGCAGGTCCGGCCTGGCCCTCTTCTGTCCGATTACCGACGAGGAGAAGGGGTATCCGTTTGAAGTTTCGATCCCCGGGGGGCTTGCGGCAACCGGGATCATCCTGGCCGACCAACTGGAAAGCGTGGACTGGCGGTCCGGCACGGTGGTGCGGATCTGCACATTGCCCGCCGAGGCCATGGATGACGTCCTGCGAAAGGCCGCGGCGCTGCTGGACGAGGAAGACCGGTCTTGA
- a CDS encoding DUF4445 domain-containing protein, translating to MKKIDKAAYQERLDRITAIFKDMMAHATEQATYRCPYKNRFDECTARFGCRNQRKPREAGGLLVCGGDDKLDYRSAWETEEAPLDISADPAADPAGGSVTDGTTTRPAVIGKSIFDYADDLAVQVPTSCFRNGICHECIVEIQQGMEGLAPRTKPESFLRENYRLACQARVIDPNVDVAFAPLRRTPKILTVTEEKDTPLDPMVTRRGDDVFYDGEQVDQYRGHVYGLAIDLGTTTVVMDFVDLETGKSVHVCSFENPQRFGGSDVMHRISYDGAFEDELWNAIINAVNHEIMDWCERTGTARQEIYEIVVAGNSTMRDLFFRLDVQSIGQKPYKSQIENEYLAGERETTALTIGTRRLGLRANPKARVYGMPLIASHVGGDVAADLATVELAAQPGVSMLVDVGTNTEVVVAGNGRMITASCPAGPAFEGGGIQYGMPGYEGAIESLKWEDGRFAWSTIGDTAPQGICGSGLIDLLAELRRHGMMSPKGVFSDRKQFEVDVVAEAGITLSRQDASNLAQAKAANYCGQYIVLRTFGVAPGDVDRLFLAGGFANYVDVRNAIDIGFLAPVPEDRIVKVGNAAVQGAREILLSRSRRAELEALVKDIEHVELETTPDFFEVFVEACQFKPMPGVLV from the coding sequence ATGAAAAAGATCGACAAGGCGGCGTACCAGGAGCGGCTGGACCGCATTACGGCCATCTTCAAGGACATGATGGCCCACGCGACCGAGCAGGCCACCTACCGCTGCCCCTACAAGAACCGTTTCGACGAATGCACCGCCCGGTTCGGGTGCCGCAACCAGCGCAAGCCCCGGGAAGCCGGCGGACTGCTCGTATGCGGCGGCGACGACAAGCTCGACTACCGCAGCGCCTGGGAGACGGAGGAAGCGCCTTTGGACATATCAGCGGATCCGGCCGCGGATCCAGCTGGCGGATCGGTGACCGACGGCACGACGACCCGGCCCGCGGTCATCGGCAAGTCCATCTTCGACTACGCCGACGACCTCGCCGTGCAGGTGCCTACGTCCTGCTTCCGCAACGGAATCTGCCACGAGTGCATCGTGGAAATACAGCAGGGGATGGAAGGCCTGGCGCCCCGGACGAAGCCGGAGTCCTTCCTGCGGGAGAACTATCGCCTCGCCTGCCAGGCCCGCGTCATCGACCCGAACGTGGACGTCGCCTTCGCACCCCTGCGCCGCACGCCCAAGATCCTGACCGTTACCGAAGAAAAAGACACGCCGCTCGACCCCATGGTCACCAGGCGGGGAGATGACGTCTTCTACGACGGCGAACAGGTGGACCAGTACCGCGGACACGTCTACGGGCTCGCGATCGACCTGGGCACGACCACGGTGGTCATGGACTTTGTAGACCTCGAGACCGGCAAGAGCGTCCACGTCTGCTCCTTCGAGAACCCCCAGCGCTTCGGCGGCAGCGACGTGATGCACCGGATTTCCTACGACGGCGCCTTCGAGGACGAACTCTGGAACGCCATCATCAACGCCGTCAATCACGAGATCATGGACTGGTGCGAGCGCACGGGAACCGCACGGCAGGAGATCTACGAGATCGTCGTCGCGGGCAATTCCACCATGCGGGACCTCTTCTTCCGGCTCGACGTGCAGAGCATCGGCCAGAAGCCCTACAAGTCACAAATCGAAAACGAATACCTCGCGGGCGAGCGGGAGACTACGGCGCTCACCATCGGCACCCGCCGCCTGGGGCTCCGGGCTAATCCGAAGGCCCGGGTCTACGGTATGCCCCTCATCGCCAGCCACGTGGGCGGCGACGTGGCGGCCGATCTGGCTACCGTCGAACTGGCCGCGCAGCCTGGCGTATCCATGCTTGTGGACGTGGGCACCAACACCGAGGTGGTCGTGGCGGGTAACGGGCGCATGATCACGGCTTCGTGCCCCGCCGGACCGGCCTTCGAGGGCGGCGGCATCCAGTACGGCATGCCGGGCTACGAGGGCGCCATCGAATCGCTGAAATGGGAAGACGGGCGGTTTGCCTGGAGCACCATCGGCGATACCGCGCCCCAGGGCATCTGCGGCTCCGGACTGATCGACCTCCTCGCCGAACTGCGCCGCCACGGCATGATGAGCCCGAAGGGCGTGTTTTCCGATCGGAAACAGTTCGAAGTGGACGTTGTGGCCGAGGCCGGCATCACCCTGTCCCGGCAGGACGCAAGCAACCTGGCCCAGGCCAAGGCCGCCAACTACTGCGGGCAGTACATCGTGCTGCGCACGTTCGGCGTCGCGCCCGGCGACGTGGACCGCCTCTTCCTCGCCGGGGGTTTCGCCAACTACGTGGACGTGCGCAACGCCATCGACATCGGGTTCCTCGCCCCCGTGCCCGAGGACCGCATCGTCAAGGTCGGCAACGCCGCCGTCCAGGGTGCCCGGGAGATCCTCCTGTCCCGCTCCCGCCGCGCGGAGCTGGAGGCGCTGGTCAAGGACATCGAGCACGTCGAACTCGAGACCACCCCCGACTTCTTCGAGGTCTTCGTCGAGGCCTGCCAGTTCAAGCCCATGCCCGGGGTGCTGGTGTAG
- a CDS encoding PH domain-containing protein, translated as MSILNAVMGNASEVEVEEMEKEFSQILIEEEKLVRVFKLVRDLFAFTDRRLILVDKQGISGRKTEYHSIPYKSITHFSFETAGRVDLDSEMKVWISGNELPVKKEFKKGIDVTDVQRTLAKFTLD; from the coding sequence GTGTCGATTCTGAACGCCGTCATGGGCAACGCTTCGGAGGTTGAAGTTGAAGAGATGGAAAAGGAGTTCTCGCAGATACTGATCGAGGAAGAGAAACTGGTCAGGGTCTTCAAGCTGGTCAGAGACCTGTTCGCTTTCACGGACCGGCGGCTGATCCTGGTGGATAAACAGGGGATATCCGGCCGAAAGACGGAGTACCACTCCATCCCGTATAAGTCGATCACCCATTTTTCGTTCGAGACTGCGGGGCGGGTCGATCTCGACTCCGAGATGAAGGTATGGATTTCAGGTAACGAATTGCCAGTCAAGAAAGAGTTCAAGAAGGGGATTGACGTAACCGACGTTCAAAGGACCCTGGCGAAGTTCACATTGGATTGA
- a CDS encoding dihydrodipicolinate synthase family protein, which produces MAVPDPRGVYTIAPTPFEEDGSLDTGSLSTLTNFLIDLGIDGITVLGVMGETSKLVEAERDRVIAGVVEAAAGRIPVCAGTSHTGTDGCVALSRRAEELGASSLMVAPSKLAKGTDEALLAHYLKVADAVSIPLVIQDHPTSSGVQMSIDFIATVADRSPQCRFLKLEEEPSPRKASQVLAANPDVEIFGGLGGVMLLEELRHGCMGTMTGFAYPDILKDIHTKYMSGDLDGATETFYRYCPLIRFEGQPGIGLSIRKNVYQRRGAIKTARARQPYVPLDDGTLADLNDLLTRLGLE; this is translated from the coding sequence ATGGCAGTTCCAGATCCCAGGGGCGTGTATACCATTGCGCCAACGCCCTTCGAAGAAGACGGCAGCCTGGATACGGGCAGCCTCTCGACGCTGACCAATTTCCTTATCGACCTGGGGATCGACGGGATTACCGTCCTGGGCGTAATGGGCGAAACCAGCAAACTGGTCGAAGCCGAACGGGACCGGGTCATCGCCGGCGTGGTCGAAGCCGCCGCGGGTCGTATACCGGTCTGCGCCGGAACCAGCCACACGGGGACGGACGGATGCGTCGCGCTCAGCCGGCGTGCCGAGGAGCTGGGCGCCTCCTCGCTCATGGTGGCGCCGTCGAAACTGGCCAAGGGCACGGACGAGGCCCTGCTCGCCCACTACCTCAAGGTGGCCGACGCCGTATCCATACCCCTCGTGATCCAGGACCATCCCACCAGCAGCGGTGTCCAGATGAGCATCGACTTTATCGCGACGGTGGCCGACCGGTCTCCGCAATGCCGCTTTCTCAAGTTGGAAGAAGAACCGTCGCCGCGCAAGGCCAGCCAGGTGCTCGCGGCCAATCCCGACGTGGAGATCTTCGGCGGCCTGGGTGGCGTCATGCTCCTGGAGGAACTCCGCCACGGGTGCATGGGCACCATGACCGGCTTCGCCTATCCCGATATCCTGAAGGACATCCACACGAAGTACATGTCCGGCGACCTCGACGGCGCCACCGAGACCTTCTACAGGTACTGTCCCCTGATCCGCTTCGAGGGCCAGCCCGGCATCGGGCTGTCCATCCGCAAGAACGTCTACCAGCGTCGCGGCGCTATCAAGACTGCACGGGCACGCCAGCCCTACGTCCCCCTGGACGACGGGACCCTGGCGGACCTGAACGATCTGCTGACGAGACTCGGATTGGAGTGA
- a CDS encoding GNAT family N-acetyltransferase, translated as MFRLRPALPSTDEPGIASVVNTFEQNPVSVETVHEWLTHDAPGRISYRRVAVNEDDAVVGYAVSVHETWDPEGQFYAWAGVAPEWRGRGIGAALYADMLAFLQHHNAGTVTSEVRDDCAVSQAFAKRRGFVNDQHLFQSSLDLEHFDESPFAQIIADNAASGLRIHSLADFGDTREARRKLYEVNAITDRDVPGWTGPGLSFEEFNEWVYEAGWYRPDGQLIAADGDRWVGICAVRLYPEVGQAFNVHTGVIRSYRRRNIALALKLAAIRYARSQCARSISTHNDSTNSPMLALNRKLGYVPEPGRYTLRKTIK; from the coding sequence ATGTTCCGCCTCCGCCCTGCCCTTCCCTCCACCGACGAACCCGGCATCGCTTCCGTCGTCAATACCTTCGAGCAGAATCCCGTATCCGTGGAGACTGTGCACGAGTGGTTGACCCACGATGCGCCTGGCAGAATCAGCTATCGCCGGGTCGCCGTAAACGAGGACGATGCCGTGGTGGGCTACGCGGTGTCGGTTCACGAGACCTGGGATCCGGAAGGGCAGTTCTACGCATGGGCAGGGGTCGCGCCGGAGTGGCGCGGACGGGGCATCGGCGCGGCATTGTATGCGGACATGCTGGCGTTTCTTCAGCACCACAACGCCGGCACGGTTACCAGCGAGGTCCGGGACGACTGTGCCGTTTCGCAGGCCTTCGCAAAGCGGCGGGGTTTCGTAAACGACCAGCATCTGTTTCAGTCGAGCCTGGATCTGGAACACTTCGACGAATCACCTTTTGCGCAGATCATCGCGGACAATGCGGCTTCGGGTCTGCGGATCCACTCCCTTGCGGATTTCGGAGATACGCGGGAGGCGCGCAGGAAACTCTACGAAGTCAATGCGATCACCGACCGGGATGTGCCGGGTTGGACCGGGCCCGGGCTGTCCTTCGAGGAGTTCAACGAGTGGGTCTACGAGGCGGGCTGGTACCGTCCGGACGGCCAGTTAATCGCGGCCGACGGCGATCGTTGGGTTGGGATCTGCGCCGTCCGGCTTTACCCGGAGGTGGGCCAGGCTTTCAACGTGCACACCGGGGTGATCCGGTCGTACCGCAGGCGAAACATCGCCCTCGCGCTGAAACTCGCCGCGATACGCTATGCCCGAAGCCAGTGCGCACGGTCGATCAGTACGCACAACGACTCGACGAACAGTCCCATGCTGGCGCTCAACCGCAAGCTGGGATATGTTCCCGAACCGGGACGGTATACGCTGCGGAAGACGATAAAGTAA
- a CDS encoding cobalamin-binding protein, with product MQEISAALIDGDNGTVDTLTRAALDGGVEALEVMDDGLIAGMSVVGIKFRENFIFVPEVLACARAMKAGMAHIEPILSASGIQPVGTVIMGTVKGDLHDIGKNLCIMMLRGAGFVVHDLGVDTSEDEFMDAVEEYEAPLLGMSALLTTTMPNMGKTIDAFIDNDMREDVKIMVGGASVTQEFADDMGADGTAEDAVGCVELAQRLLVELKQEQEA from the coding sequence ATGCAGGAGATCTCCGCGGCCCTCATCGATGGGGACAACGGGACGGTCGACACGCTGACCCGGGCGGCCCTGGACGGCGGGGTCGAGGCGCTGGAGGTGATGGACGACGGCCTGATCGCCGGCATGAGCGTCGTGGGCATCAAGTTCCGGGAGAACTTCATCTTCGTCCCGGAAGTCCTCGCCTGCGCCCGGGCCATGAAGGCCGGGATGGCCCACATCGAACCCATCCTCTCCGCATCGGGCATCCAACCCGTCGGCACCGTCATAATGGGCACGGTCAAGGGTGACCTCCACGACATCGGCAAGAACCTGTGCATCATGATGTTGCGCGGCGCCGGGTTCGTGGTCCACGACCTGGGGGTGGACACCTCCGAGGACGAGTTCATGGACGCGGTGGAGGAGTATGAAGCGCCCCTGCTGGGCATGTCGGCCCTGCTCACCACGACCATGCCCAACATGGGCAAGACCATTGACGCCTTCATCGACAACGACATGCGGGAGGACGTCAAGATCATGGTGGGCGGCGCATCGGTCACCCAGGAGTTCGCCGACGACATGGGCGCCGACGGCACCGCCGAGGACGCGGTGGGCTGCGTGGAACTGGCCCAGCGTCTCCTCGTAGAGCTCAAGCAGGAACAGGAAGCCTGA
- a CDS encoding zinc-binding dehydrogenase produces the protein MGMSKKKPPTMKRVIKPEGLHRIEIEEVPIPDPGPGEIRIKAACSLISRGSELGGRYTREHAVSPDIMGYSMAGTVDALGEGVEHLETGDRVVALAPHAQYVVRPARLVFPWDQTVVMPMPADLSFDRAPYYPLTAGAVTWVEVEDIQPQDTVVVLGQGLVGNLILQVIKANGVGRTVAVDALANRCAMAAECGADTVINAREEDPVRAVKRLTNGLGADIVVYAVGGPAGPVAFGQGLDMLALGGLMHLIGLYEDQPLSLPSNKIQGRKLLGGYFRTRAGARQSRRAMELLASGAIRTDRMTTHRFHWRQAADAFALLYQKPGEALGVLLDWRD, from the coding sequence ATGGGTATGTCGAAAAAGAAACCCCCAACCATGAAGCGCGTCATCAAGCCCGAAGGACTTCACCGGATCGAGATCGAGGAGGTGCCGATTCCCGACCCCGGTCCCGGAGAGATACGGATCAAGGCGGCGTGCAGCCTCATCAGCCGGGGTTCCGAACTCGGCGGCCGGTACACGCGGGAACACGCCGTGAGCCCGGACATCATGGGCTATTCCATGGCGGGGACGGTGGATGCGCTCGGAGAAGGGGTCGAACACCTGGAAACCGGCGACCGCGTCGTCGCCCTGGCGCCCCACGCCCAGTACGTGGTCCGGCCGGCCCGGCTCGTCTTTCCGTGGGACCAGACCGTCGTCATGCCCATGCCGGCGGACCTTTCCTTCGACCGCGCCCCGTACTACCCGTTGACGGCGGGTGCGGTCACCTGGGTGGAAGTGGAGGATATCCAGCCCCAGGACACCGTGGTCGTGCTCGGCCAGGGCCTCGTGGGCAACCTGATCCTTCAGGTCATCAAGGCCAATGGCGTGGGCAGGACGGTGGCCGTGGACGCACTGGCCAACCGGTGTGCCATGGCGGCGGAATGCGGCGCCGACACGGTGATCAACGCCCGCGAGGAGGATCCCGTCAGGGCCGTGAAGCGCCTGACCAACGGCCTCGGCGCCGATATCGTGGTCTATGCAGTGGGCGGTCCGGCGGGTCCGGTCGCCTTCGGGCAGGGACTCGACATGCTGGCCTTAGGCGGGTTGATGCACCTGATCGGGCTGTACGAAGACCAGCCGCTTTCGCTGCCTTCGAACAAGATCCAGGGTCGCAAACTGCTGGGCGGGTACTTCCGGACGCGTGCGGGTGCCCGCCAGTCCCGCCGCGCCATGGAACTCCTCGCGTCGGGCGCGATCCGGACCGATCGAATGACCACGCACCGTTTCCACTGGCGCCAGGCGGCAGACGCCTTCGCGCTGCTCTATCAGAAACCGGGCGAAGCGCTGGGAGTCCTGCTCGACTGGCGGGATTGA
- a CDS encoding 2-dehydropantoate 2-reductase, protein MRIAVFGTGGVGGYYGGRLAEAGEEVVFIARGEHLEALQRDGLRVESTKGDFTLPSIEAIGDSRQAGDVDVVMLCVKCWQVPDALDGLRPLLGPDTCILPMENGVETPEQLAKEFGWRHVLGGVCGIVSFIAEPGLIRHVAYEPFVNFGEWDNRPSERVDRLRRAFEGTRGLIVDTPADIQAAMWRKYILIASWSGIGGVTRAPIGVVRSQPGTRHLLETAMEEIHQVATALEVNLPEDIVAQTLAILDSVEYGGTASMQRDIMEERFSELEAQTGALVRMGRDAGVPTPVNEFIYHALRPMELRTREQVSFEAP, encoded by the coding sequence GTGCGCATTGCGGTATTCGGTACAGGAGGCGTAGGCGGTTATTACGGCGGACGGCTTGCCGAGGCGGGGGAAGAGGTCGTTTTCATCGCGCGCGGCGAGCACCTGGAAGCCCTTCAGCGGGACGGTCTCCGCGTGGAAAGCACCAAGGGCGACTTTACGCTGCCCTCCATCGAGGCCATCGGAGATTCCAGGCAGGCCGGAGACGTGGACGTCGTCATGCTCTGCGTCAAGTGCTGGCAGGTGCCCGACGCACTCGACGGTCTCCGGCCCCTGCTCGGCCCGGACACCTGCATTCTGCCCATGGAAAACGGGGTGGAGACCCCGGAGCAACTCGCAAAGGAATTCGGCTGGCGTCACGTACTCGGCGGCGTATGCGGGATCGTCTCGTTCATCGCAGAACCGGGTCTCATCCGGCACGTCGCCTACGAACCCTTCGTCAATTTCGGCGAATGGGACAACCGGCCCAGTGAACGGGTCGACCGGCTGCGACGGGCCTTCGAAGGCACCAGGGGACTCATCGTCGACACTCCGGCGGACATTCAGGCCGCCATGTGGCGCAAGTACATCCTCATCGCCTCGTGGAGCGGGATCGGCGGCGTGACCCGCGCGCCGATCGGCGTCGTCCGCAGCCAGCCCGGGACGCGGCATCTCCTCGAGACGGCCATGGAGGAAATCCACCAGGTGGCCACCGCCCTGGAGGTCAACCTCCCGGAAGACATCGTGGCCCAGACCCTGGCCATCCTGGACAGTGTGGAATACGGCGGTACCGCCTCCATGCAGCGGGACATCATGGAAGAACGGTTCTCGGAACTGGAGGCCCAGACCGGCGCGCTGGTCCGCATGGGAAGGGACGCGGGCGTGCCCACGCCGGTCAACGAATTCATCTACCATGCGCTTCGGCCGATGGAACTGCGCACCCGCGAGCAGGTGTCCTTCGAGGCGCCCTGA
- a CDS encoding AbrB/MazE/SpoVT family DNA-binding domain-containing protein yields the protein MKSRIKKWGNSLALRIPKPVAVQMGVRDDSPVVLMLRGKELTLVPLERTRFKLPDLLPGISKRNLHGRISIGSHR from the coding sequence ATGAAATCCCGCATTAAGAAATGGGGCAACAGCCTGGCGCTGCGCATACCGAAACCGGTCGCCGTCCAGATGGGTGTCCGGGACGATTCACCGGTGGTACTCATGCTCCGGGGCAAGGAATTGACCCTGGTGCCGCTGGAACGAACCCGGTTCAAACTTCCCGACCTGCTTCCGGGCATCTCGAAACGCAACCTGCACGGCAGAATAAGCATCGGCAGCCACCGCTGA
- a CDS encoding MtaA/CmuA family methyltransferase encodes MKGRDRVLAALRGEPVDRTPVCNPTSVATVELMDLVDAPFPDANRDPELMARLAATSYTELGFDTIMPVFTIIQESSALGCKIQWEQKDNWPTVKMREPIWTDVDDIKLPSDFLTHRDTKCVLDAISKLKKEYGDEVAVIGKTMGPWSLGYHCFGVEPFLLMSLDDPGRTHLALDRMKEATVEFGIAQIEAGADALTLPDHATGDLVSGEYYRRFLRDLHIEMAERIPIPLIMHICGRTVDRMGYISETGFAAFHFDSKNKPEESMEAVDGKIALVGNINNPETLFARGPEEVGQEVCQNLEHGIHMVGPECAVPLQASVENLKAIPQAVKDWHKAHTA; translated from the coding sequence ATGAAGGGCCGGGACCGGGTACTCGCCGCACTGCGGGGAGAGCCCGTGGACCGCACGCCCGTGTGCAACCCGACGTCCGTCGCCACGGTGGAACTGATGGATCTCGTCGACGCGCCTTTCCCGGACGCCAACCGGGACCCGGAGCTCATGGCCCGTCTGGCGGCCACGAGCTACACGGAACTCGGATTCGACACCATCATGCCGGTCTTTACCATCATCCAGGAGTCCTCCGCGCTGGGCTGCAAGATCCAGTGGGAGCAGAAGGACAACTGGCCCACGGTCAAGATGCGCGAGCCCATCTGGACCGACGTGGACGATATCAAGCTCCCTTCGGATTTCCTGACGCACCGGGACACGAAGTGCGTCCTCGACGCCATCAGCAAGCTCAAGAAGGAATACGGCGACGAGGTGGCGGTCATCGGGAAGACCATGGGGCCCTGGTCCCTGGGATACCACTGCTTCGGCGTGGAACCCTTCCTGCTCATGTCCCTCGACGACCCCGGCAGGACCCATCTCGCCCTGGACCGCATGAAGGAAGCCACGGTGGAATTCGGCATCGCGCAGATCGAGGCCGGGGCCGACGCCCTGACCCTGCCGGATCATGCCACGGGCGACCTGGTGAGCGGCGAATACTACCGCCGCTTCCTGCGGGACCTGCACATCGAGATGGCCGAACGGATTCCCATCCCGCTGATCATGCACATCTGCGGGCGCACCGTGGACCGCATGGGCTACATCTCGGAGACCGGCTTCGCGGCCTTTCATTTCGATTCGAAGAACAAGCCCGAGGAGTCCATGGAGGCCGTGGACGGCAAGATCGCTCTCGTGGGCAACATCAACAATCCCGAGACGCTTTTCGCTCGAGGACCCGAAGAAGTGGGCCAGGAAGTCTGCCAGAACCTGGAACATGGTATTCATATGGTGGGACCGGAGTGCGCGGTGCCCCTGCAGGCGTCCGTCGAGAACCTGAAGGCGATCCCGCAGGCGGTGAAGGACTGGCACAAGGCTCACACGGCATGA